The Synechococcus sp. CC9605 sequence AACAAAGCAGCGAGGCCAGGGCTGAACCAAAACCGCGACGCCAACGCTGGTGCCGGGGCGGCTGTTGAACGCAGTAGCTGCTGAACGCAGTGCCTGATGAAATCACTACGGCTGTCAGCTGGCCTCGCTCTGTGTAAACCGAAGTGAGATGCACTTCCATCGGGCGCCAAATATGCGGCATGCGGCTCTGTTAATGGCCAGCCTCCTATTGGCATCCACGGCCCTTGCGGGCGGCAAGCGGGCCACAGCCCAAGGGCCTTCCGAGCAGTTCGCCACTGCCGAGGCGATGCGGGTGATCCCAAAAGGGGCAACGATCACCGACACACACTGCAAAAGCATTGATGTGGGAGCCAGCAGTCGCTATCAGTGCACCATCACCTACAGCCCATGAGCTGATTGATGAAAGGTTGGCGTGCTGCGTGTTGGACCTTGATCCTGTTGGGAATTCCGTCCGCGGGGCGCGCCGAATTTGATCAGTGTCGCTTGATCGATCAGGTGCTGAATCGCCTGGGCAACGCCATGGCGATCAATCGGTTGATCATTGCGGAAGGCAATGACAGCAGTGCCGTTGCTGCCGCCAGTGAAACTCTGGCCCAACAGAACGAGAGCTACCGTCGCACCAAGCGACAACGCGCCAAAGCCGGCTGTGATGGCTGGGGACGGGAATAACTACCTGACTGGCTAACTGACTCCAGGCAAGCTGGTGAAACCTGATTGAGAGATCTTGGCCGTCACCGTCTGCCAGAACTGCGGAAGCCGACGGTTTCGTTCCGACCGATCGATGGGCGGTCGTCTGGTCTGTCAAGACTGCGGCACTCCAGCTGGAAGCCGAGCTATCCGTGCAACGCCCCGGAGCACCCGACGCAACAATGGAAAGCTCTGGTTGGTGATCCTGCTGATCGCGGTGATCGTTCTGGTAGTGGTCACGTCGTGAGCAGCTGCACGACCTCGGCCGTATTCGCCGACAAGGGCTTGGCGGCCAACTGGTCGATGGCCTGACGCATGACCGATTGCCGCTCGGGGCCGTAACTGGCGCAGCGGCTAAACACCTTGGCCATCCGTGACGCGGTGATCGGATTGCGGGAATCGACCGCTGCAATCTGCTCCGCCATGAATCGGTAACCACTGCCATCGGCGGCATGAAATGCCTGAACATTGGCGGTGAATCCACCGAGAACAGCGCGAAGGGAATTGGGCGCCAGGGAATCGAAGTGCGGATGGTCCAACAGCTGTTGAACCCGCTCCAAGGCGTTGGGTCTGGGGGCTGATGCCTCCATCGCAAACCAGGCATCCAGGATCACGGGCTTGTCTTGCCAACGCTCGTAGAACAGGGCCATCGCCTGCTCACGCTCAGCGCTCTCCTGCGGCAGCAAGGCCCGCAAGGCTCCCCGCGCCAGGGTCATCGAGGGGCCGGACACCGCCGCCAAGGCGTCCGCTTGCACCGTGTCATCGCCCGCCGCAGCAAGCCAGCGCCAGGCCAAGGCCGTCAGGGCACGGCCGCCCTGGCCAGCCGGCCAAGCCAGGGTCCAGTCAGTCCGGGCCAGCTCCAGGAGTCGTCGCAAGGACGACTGCAATTGAACGCCCAGCTCCTGGGTCCACGCCCGGAAGGCTTGATCCAGCGCCAGCGGATCCACCGGAGATTGCAACGCCTCCAGTTCCGCCATTCCCGGCAGCGCCAGCAGCGCCGCCAGGCCCATGCCATCACCACCGTCGTAGGCGCAGATCCGCTGATCGAGGGCCTGAATCAATGCCGCCTCCACCGCAGGCTTCGGCTCGTTTTCAGCCCGCGCCAAAAGTACCTGGCGTGCCAGGCGCTGGGCAGCATCCCAGCGACAGAAGGAGTCATCGTCGGAAGCCAACAGCTGCAGGCACTCCTCCAGCGGCTGCTCGAGACGCACGTGCACCGGCGCCGAGAAGCGGCGGAGCACCGAAAGGGCAGGAGGGGTGTCGCCCGGCTGACCCTGCAGGGTGATGCTGGCGCGCTCATCCTCCATCACCAGCAGCTGCTCGTCACCAACACGGCCCTGCTCATTCACCAGGGCCATGGCAACCGGCAGCACCAGGGGCTGTTTGTCCGCTTGTCCCGGCGTCGGAGGGGTCGCCTGGTGCAAGTCGACCGTCAGCTGACCCGATTCAGGGTTCCACTGACGATCAATGCTGAGTTCCGGAGTTCCTGCCTGGTAATACCAGCGTTTGAAGCGTTCCAGATCAAAGCCAAGGGGCTCGCACTGACTGGTGGCACCATCAGCAATCGCCTGAACGAAGTCCTCCGTCGTGGCGGCCGTGCCATCGAAACGTTGCACGTAAACCTCCATTCCCTTCATGAACCGCTCCGGTCCAAGCAGGGTGTGCAGCATGCGTATCAACTCTGCACCTTTTTCATAGATGGTTGTTGTGTAGAAGTTATCGATGGCCTGGTATTCCGCTGGCTTCACAGGGTGGGCCGTTGGGCCAGCATCCTCACGGAATTGGGTGTTGCGCAACATCGCAACATCCTCAATGCGTTTGACCGCTTTGGAATGCAGATCCGCGGTAAAGCATTGATCACGGAACACCGTCAGACCCTCTTTAAGCGATAGCTGGAACCAATCCCGGCAGGTGATGCGATTTCCGCTCCAGTTGTGAAAGTATTCATGAGCAATCACACTTTCGATGCGTTCAAGCTCAGCATCGGTGGCTGTTTCCGCATCAGCAAGAACAAGCTTTGAGTTGAAAATATTCAGACTCTTGTTCTCCATCGCGCCCATGTTGAAGTGACGGACAGCGACGATGTTGTATTCATCAAGGTCGTATTCAAGGTTGTAAACAGACTCGTCCCATTGCATGGATCGCTTCAACGAAGCCATGGCGTGGGCCGTGAAGGGTTCATCCCCCTCCTCCACGTGCAATCGCAGGGTGACCTGCCGGCCCGATGCCGTTGTGTAGTGATCACGAATTTCCCTGAGATCTCCAGCCACCAGGGCAAACAGATAGGAGGGCTTGGGGAAGGGGTCGTCCCAAGTGACCGCATGACGATCAGCGCCAACGGATTCCTCACGTACGGCATTGCCATTGCTCAGCAGCACAGGGCAGCTGCTGCGGCTGGCCTCAATCCGCACCTGCCACCGGCTCAGCACATCCGGACGATCGGGGTGAAGGCTGATGCGCCGGAACCCCTCGGCCTCGCACTGGGTGCTAAGCAGACCACCACTGGCGTACAAGCCTTCGAGGGAACTGTTGGAGTAGGGATCCAGGCGGCAACGGGTCTCGAGCACAAACGGCTGGCCCGGCACGTTGGGGATGACGAGACGTCCGTCGGTGAAGCTGTAATCCTCGGGCTGCAATGGGTCCTGGTCGATCACCAGGGATTCGATGGCCAGATCGACGCCGCAAAGCTCCAGAGGCTCACCAGGACGACGCGGTTCAAGGCTCAGCTTAGACACAACGACGACATGGTCGTCTTGGATTGTCACGTCCAGGGCGATGGTTGGGAGCTCAAAAGCCCATGGCGTGTAGTCCGCCAGTCGAATCGAAGAAGCAGCATTCATGGCCTAACGACACGAGCACCGGGTGATCCTGACGGATGAGCCTCAAAACCGGGATGTTTCTGCCGGGGTGTTTCTGCCAAAAAGCCAGTTTTCCAACGGCAGCAGACCACAGAATAAATGACAAAAAAACGCCTGACCTAATCGGACAGACGTTCAAAGGAATGAAGAGCGAGGAGAAATTATCTTTTGGAGGGCTTCAACGAGGCAGCAGCTTTCTCAAAGCGTTCTTTTTCTTTTGCGGGGACTGATTTAGGGCAGAACTTCAGGGCTCCCCCAACAATCATGAAACCGGCATTGTTGAGAAACTGCTTCTCAGGCAAGGGGTCTTTGTAGCCAGGGAGCAGACCGCCATGCTTGCCGTAAATCACGTGCAACTGACCCGCAAGGGCAACCGCCAAAGACTTGTTGAAGTCGATCTTCTGCGCCCTTGCCTCACAGAAGGTGGCGATCGACATCACGCCGTAGGTGTTGACCTCCATGGCTGTGGCAGGAGTGAACTTGTCCTTGGAGGCCTGAGCCAGAGCCGTAGCCGTTGACAGCAAGGGGGCTGCCAACAAAAGAGCCGCGACAGCAAATGGACGACGAATCACCTTGGTACCCGGGCAGCTTCAATTTTCCGAAACTTACCGCCCAAGCCAAGGTCGCACGAGGGCTAGGCGCGGTTGTTGAACTGGGCCATCAGCACTATGGCGACGTGTAGTCGTCCTCGATCAGCGGCAGGGGATCGGACATTCGAATCTCATGGTGGTGCTCCACGATCGAGAGATCACCGTTCTCCCAGCTGTAGATGGCGCGGTAGCGGTAGCGGTCCTGATCGACAAGGCGAATGTGCTCAAGGATGTCCCACTGCTGGTAGTGGGATTCGAGGATAGTTTCGTGCTCATCCACCTGACGCAGCCGGGTGCGCACCGGGTCTCCCGTCAAATAACCACGACTTCTCTGGAGTTGATGGCCCCACAACGTGGCTTCCATCACGCCACTGCGCTCAAACCAAGGCTTGCGGGCAAAAAATTCATCCGAATGCTGGTCTTCCTGGTCAGACCACCAGCTGAAGCGATAGCGGCTCTCACCCACCTCGGGGTGTGCGAACGCCTCCATTTTCAGGTGCATATCCAGGTGGAGAACCTGATCGTCGCTAAAGGTGTATTGCCGCCGGGAACGCCACAAGCCCAGATTGCGGCTGAACCAGCGGCGCAGGTTGCTATCGACCTGAATCGAAGGCTGGGCAGCCTCTCCGCCGGGAACGGTCAGAGGAACACGGTTTTGCGCGGAAAAAAGCGACATGGACCGCGTCAATGACGCAACGGAGTGTTCCTGTTCGTCTTAGCGCTGCTGGCGGTGCAGTCAAAAACCCATAAGGTAAGTATCGGTTTTTGCTGTCTTGCAGTCAGCGTGGTCAAGGACGCTCCCAAGACACGTCAACCGTTGAAGCTATTGCTCGTAGCAGCACGACATCACCTGTCGGGTCAGGACCTCCGTGCCCTGGTTCAGTTCCTGGAACGAGAAGACCTGGGCTTCGAAGTCACGCTGCAGGTGGCCGATCCTTCACAGCAACCCGAACTGCTTGAGCTGCATCGCCTCGTGGTGACGCCAGCCCTGATCAAACTCTCACCGAACCCCAAACAGGTGTTTGCGGGAAGCAACATCCTTCAGCAACTCAAAGGATGGGTTCCCCGCTGGAAACAGGATGGTGTGGTGAGCGGCCTTGGCCTCAGCCTCAGACCGACCGAACTGGATGGAAGCCGCACCCAGAAGGAACTCCAGCTGGAAGATCAGCTGCTGGTGCTGCGTCAGGAGAACGAGACGCTGATCGATCGCGTCAGTGCCCAGGAACGCCTGTTGCGCATGGTGGCCCATGAACTGCGCACCCCACTCACGGCAGCAGCGCTGGCCCTTCAAAGCCAGAAGCTGGGCCAGATCGACATGGATCGCTTTCAGGATGTGATCACCCGCCGCCTGGAAGAGATGGAGGCACTCTCGAAGGATTTGCTGGAGGTGGGCACCACCCGGTGGGAAACCCTGTTCAATCCGCAGCGACTTGATCTGGCCAGCGTTTCAGCCGAAGTGATCCTCGAGCTTGAAAAATTGTGGCTGGGTCGCAACGTCGAAATCCAAACCGACATTCCCGCGGACCTTCCCAAGGTCTTCGCAGATCAGCGCCGCATGCGCCAAGTGCTGCTGAATCTGCTCGAAAACGCCCTGAAATACACCAACGACGGCGGGCACATTTCGCTCACGATGCTGCACCGCACCAGTCAGCGGGTGGAAGTGAGCGTTTGCGACAGCGGCCCGGGCATTCCAGAAACGGAACAGCAGCGGATTTTCCTGGATCGGGTGCGGCTGCCGCAAACCTCCGACCAAACCACCGGCTACGGAGTGGGGCTGTCTGTTTGTCGACGCATCGTCGAAGTGCACGGCGGCAAGATCTGGGTGGTTTCGGACCCAGGCGAAGGCGCCTGCTTCACCTTCACGGTGCCGATCTGGCAAGGACAAGGTGTCGAATGGGGTCAAGCTGTCTTGACGGAGGGTCCGACCAAGCCCTAGTGTTCACAAGTGATCAGGAGCACAGACAGCTCGCTGGTTACGGCCTCGCCCCCATCGTCTAGAGGCCTAGGACACCTCCCTTTCACGGAGGCGACAGGGGTTCGAATCCCCTTGGGGGTATGACGTCATCTCCAGACCTGTTTTGGTGATGAATTGAGTAGCAATTCAACCGTTTTGCGAGTCTTTCAGGCCCCGGTTCACACATCAATTGAAGGCGCTTTTAACTGCTGCGCCCTTGCTGCTCGTTCAGCTGTTTCTGCGGTGTGCTTCCTGCACAACGGCGTTGAGGTTGCTGGAGAGATCGTCCCGCAGCCGTTCCTCGATCAGACCGATGGGCATGCCTAGACAGCCTTGAACCGTCAGTTCATAAAGCAGTGAGCTGCCATCGGGGCGCTGACGGATCTGCCAGGACCCTTCAAAACGTCGGAAATCACCTTTCACCATGAGGAACTTCAGCAGTCCGTCCTGTCGGTATTCCGTCAGCTCCAACTGAACCTGGGCTGAGAAGCGAAGACCTAGCAGCTGCTGACTGCCCACCTGTTGAAGACGCACCGTCTGACCCTGGCGCTGGATCAACTCGCTGGTGCTGAGGTTGGGGATGAACTGGGAGAGATTCTCGTAATCCGTCAGCACATCCCAGAGCAGCTGAACGGGCAGTGAGGATTTGAGTTCAGCTGCCAGACGCCTAGTCCCCTGGGGCAGACGCTCCATGGTCTGCTCAATCGCAGTCCGTGAATCTGCGGAGGTTTGAAGCCCTCGTCCAAACATTGTCTGGGGGAAAACCAAAAGAGACGCCGAGATGAGAGGCCGAACCTGAGGATTTTAAGGAGGTCGCCTGGATCACATCAGATTCTGTTCCGAACAGCAACCTTTTTGTGTGAAATCAAAGGCCACGCCTATAGTCGCGCCACCAAAGGCAGGTGATTTCAATGCGGGTGTCCAATGCAGCGACAGAGCACTGCAATGAGGCTCTCTTCACTGTCGTGGCAAGTGGTCCCCATGTCGGTTCACAACCGTCTGTGGTTCAGACCTACACCGTTGGGATGAACCAGTTTTCCGCACTTTTCAAACGACTGGGTGCATCTGGCGCCAAAATTCTGTCTGTGAACGGTGTGGAAGTAGAGCGACAAGCCTCTCCCGTTGCCACCACCCCGGCACCTGCCAAAAAAACCGCCAAAAAACCCGCCAAGAAAGCCGTGACGTCAACTGCCCCGAAGAAAAAGCCCCACGCCGACGTTCCGGTCAACACCTACAAGCCCAAAACACCGTTCATGGGCACGGTCACCGGGAACTACTCCCTGCTTAAGGACGGTGCGATCGGCCGTGTGCAGCACATCACCTTTGATCTGGCCGGCGGCGAGCCGCAGCTGAAATACATCGAAGGCCAGAGCATCGGCATCATTCCCGAAGGTGAAGACGCCAACGGCAAGCCCCACAAGTTGCGCTTGTACTCCATCGCCAGCACCCGCCACGGCGACAACCTGGAAGGCAACACCGTCTCCCTTTGCGTTCGCCAGCTCGAGTACAAGAACGACGCCGGTGAGCAGATCTACGGCGTCTGCTCCACCTACCTCTGCGACATCGAACCCGGCACCAAGGTGAAGATCACCGGGCCTGTCGGTAAGGAGATGCTTCTCCCTGACGACGAGGACGCCAACATCATCATGCTGGCGACGGGTACGGGCATCGCTCCGATGCGCACCTACCTGCGCCGCATGTTCGAGCCCCGCGAACAGGAGGCCAACGGCTATAAATTCCGCGGCAAAGCCTGGCTGTTCATGGGCGCACCCAAAACCGCCAACCTGCTCTACGACGAGGACTTCCTCCATTACGAGAAGGAGTATCCCGACAACTTCCGCTACACGAAGGCAATCAGCCGGGAACAGCAGAACGCCAAGGGCGGCCGGATGTACATCCAGGACCGCGTTTTGGAGCACGCTGAAGAGATCTTCGCGATGATCGAAGACCCCAAAACCCACGTGTACATGTGCGGTCTGCGCGGCATGGAGCCGGGCATCGACGAAGCCATGACAGCCGCCGCGGCCGCCAAGGGTCTCGACTGGGCAGAACTGCGTCCCCAGCTCAAAAAGGCCGACCGCTGGCACGTGGAAACCTATTGATCGATCCAGCGCTGATCAATCAGCCATCAATCGTTTGCAGTCCACCCCTTTGGGTGGACTTTTTTTTGGGTTGGCAACAAACGCTGAAACCAACACGGAAACAAAGCGGCGAGTCCATGTCTGTTGCCGGTTCCGTGCCTAAACCAGCGTCAGAAGCCTGGACACTCCATGGTTGCCACGATGACGAACCCCCTAAGGGTTGGACTGCGTCAGGAGCGCGTGATCGCGCCGCAGTGTCTGGTGATCTTCGGCGCCAGCGGTGATCTGACCCACCGCAAACTGGTGCCAGCCCTGTTTGAACTGTTCAAGCAACGGCGTCTGCCCAGTGAGTTCGCCCTGCTGGGCTGTGCGCGACGGCCGTGGAGTGACG is a genomic window containing:
- a CDS encoding FAD-binding oxidoreductase: MRVSNAATEHCNEALFTVVASGPHVGSQPSVVQTYTVGMNQFSALFKRLGASGAKILSVNGVEVERQASPVATTPAPAKKTAKKPAKKAVTSTAPKKKPHADVPVNTYKPKTPFMGTVTGNYSLLKDGAIGRVQHITFDLAGGEPQLKYIEGQSIGIIPEGEDANGKPHKLRLYSIASTRHGDNLEGNTVSLCVRQLEYKNDAGEQIYGVCSTYLCDIEPGTKVKITGPVGKEMLLPDDEDANIIMLATGTGIAPMRTYLRRMFEPREQEANGYKFRGKAWLFMGAPKTANLLYDEDFLHYEKEYPDNFRYTKAISREQQNAKGGRMYIQDRVLEHAEEIFAMIEDPKTHVYMCGLRGMEPGIDEAMTAAAAAKGLDWAELRPQLKKADRWHVETY
- a CDS encoding histidine kinase, yielding MVKDAPKTRQPLKLLLVAARHHLSGQDLRALVQFLEREDLGFEVTLQVADPSQQPELLELHRLVVTPALIKLSPNPKQVFAGSNILQQLKGWVPRWKQDGVVSGLGLSLRPTELDGSRTQKELQLEDQLLVLRQENETLIDRVSAQERLLRMVAHELRTPLTAAALALQSQKLGQIDMDRFQDVITRRLEEMEALSKDLLEVGTTRWETLFNPQRLDLASVSAEVILELEKLWLGRNVEIQTDIPADLPKVFADQRRMRQVLLNLLENALKYTNDGGHISLTMLHRTSQRVEVSVCDSGPGIPETEQQRIFLDRVRLPQTSDQTTGYGVGLSVCRRIVEVHGGKIWVVSDPGEGACFTFTVPIWQGQGVEWGQAVLTEGPTKP
- the pepN gene encoding aminopeptidase N, whose amino-acid sequence is MNAASSIRLADYTPWAFELPTIALDVTIQDDHVVVVSKLSLEPRRPGEPLELCGVDLAIESLVIDQDPLQPEDYSFTDGRLVIPNVPGQPFVLETRCRLDPYSNSSLEGLYASGGLLSTQCEAEGFRRISLHPDRPDVLSRWQVRIEASRSSCPVLLSNGNAVREESVGADRHAVTWDDPFPKPSYLFALVAGDLREIRDHYTTASGRQVTLRLHVEEGDEPFTAHAMASLKRSMQWDESVYNLEYDLDEYNIVAVRHFNMGAMENKSLNIFNSKLVLADAETATDAELERIESVIAHEYFHNWSGNRITCRDWFQLSLKEGLTVFRDQCFTADLHSKAVKRIEDVAMLRNTQFREDAGPTAHPVKPAEYQAIDNFYTTTIYEKGAELIRMLHTLLGPERFMKGMEVYVQRFDGTAATTEDFVQAIADGATSQCEPLGFDLERFKRWYYQAGTPELSIDRQWNPESGQLTVDLHQATPPTPGQADKQPLVLPVAMALVNEQGRVGDEQLLVMEDERASITLQGQPGDTPPALSVLRRFSAPVHVRLEQPLEECLQLLASDDDSFCRWDAAQRLARQVLLARAENEPKPAVEAALIQALDQRICAYDGGDGMGLAALLALPGMAELEALQSPVDPLALDQAFRAWTQELGVQLQSSLRRLLELARTDWTLAWPAGQGGRALTALAWRWLAAAGDDTVQADALAAVSGPSMTLARGALRALLPQESAEREQAMALFYERWQDKPVILDAWFAMEASAPRPNALERVQQLLDHPHFDSLAPNSLRAVLGGFTANVQAFHAADGSGYRFMAEQIAAVDSRNPITASRMAKVFSRCASYGPERQSVMRQAIDQLAAKPLSANTAEVVQLLTT
- a CDS encoding SRPBCC family protein — its product is MFGRGLQTSADSRTAIEQTMERLPQGTRRLAAELKSSLPVQLLWDVLTDYENLSQFIPNLSTSELIQRQGQTVRLQQVGSQQLLGLRFSAQVQLELTEYRQDGLLKFLMVKGDFRRFEGSWQIRQRPDGSSLLYELTVQGCLGMPIGLIEERLRDDLSSNLNAVVQEAHRRNS